One region of Pseudobdellovibrionaceae bacterium genomic DNA includes:
- a CDS encoding terminase small subunit, with amino-acid sequence MRIRQMGFSSRLKAHRNLLTLETLKFIVEYLEDGNARQAAIRAGIPETYAARQGAWLKKLPLVKSILENDIDDRDRAELRRHLRDIQNRMNDCARILGLER; translated from the coding sequence ATGCGTATCCGCCAAATGGGCTTCTCGTCGCGACTCAAAGCACACCGGAATCTACTGACCCTAGAGACCCTCAAATTTATCGTGGAATATCTCGAGGACGGGAACGCCCGCCAAGCCGCGATCCGCGCGGGAATCCCCGAAACCTACGCCGCCCGTCAGGGCGCGTGGCTCAAGAAACTCCCGCTGGTCAAATCCATCTTGGAGAACGATATCGACGACCGCGACCGGGCCGAACTCCGCCGCCACCTGCGCGACATCCAAAACCGCATGAACGACTGCGCCCGCATCCTGGGACTCGAAAGGTAG